The Rhinopithecus roxellana isolate Shanxi Qingling chromosome 14, ASM756505v1, whole genome shotgun sequence genome includes a window with the following:
- the LOC104658421 gene encoding uncharacterized protein LOC104658421, with the protein MSSGSNSSQQLDLLSQLVNTAHGRPGTMRSSPEEPCPHPLGSPSEAYRGSPHKPHQNRGRPPAGDPHCIPRFRGSTCSSGKKFSEFFADKIDQMQARLPAAGAACACGGPTSVAGGLSPHRSHQSQ; encoded by the coding sequence ATGTCATCTGGAAGCAATTCCTCCCAACAGCTGGATTTGCTTTCACAATTGGTAAACACGGCGCATGGAAGGCCGGGGACGATGCGGAGCTCCCCGGAGGAGCCTTGTCCCCACCCGCTTGGCTCGCCTTCTGAAGCTTATCGCGGGTCCCCGCACAAGCCTCATCAAAATCGAGGGCGTCCTCCAGCAGGCGACCCACATTGCATTCCCCGCTTCAGAGGGTCAACGTGTTCTTCGGGGAAGAAATTTTCTGAATTCTTTGCAGATAAAATTGATCAGATGCAGGCCAGATTGCCAGCTGCCGGGGCCGCGTGCGCCTGTGGAGGCCCCACCAGCGTCGCAGGAGGCCTCTCTCCGCACCGCAGCCACCAAAGCCAGTAA